In a single window of the Niabella ginsenosidivorans genome:
- a CDS encoding serine hydrolase domain-containing protein, which translates to MVDEGKVDWNDEVIKYLPDFKLSDPWITKHITFADILSHRSGLETFEGDLLWYGSDYSRQEIVRRIQYSAIRNHFRADYGYQDVMYLVAGLIIEKVTGQTWDHFIKEKFFSPLFMQNSSTSIVQVIKSNNYALPHFRNSPHTNSKRG; encoded by the coding sequence TTGGTAGACGAAGGTAAAGTTGACTGGAATGATGAAGTGATCAAATACCTGCCGGATTTTAAATTAAGCGATCCATGGATAACCAAACATATTACCTTTGCTGATATTTTAAGCCATAGGTCAGGGTTGGAAACTTTTGAAGGAGATTTGCTCTGGTATGGATCTGATTATTCCAGGCAGGAGATTGTAAGAAGAATACAATACAGTGCTATCCGGAATCACTTCCGGGCTGATTATGGCTACCAGGATGTAATGTATCTCGTGGCGGGCCTGATCATTGAAAAAGTTACAGGGCAAACATGGGATCATTTTATAAAAGAAAAATTCTTTTCACCGTTATTCATGCAAAATAGCTCAACAAGTATCGTACAAGTGATAAAGAGCAATAATTATGCGCTGCCTCATTTTAGAAATAGCCCCCATACCAATAGTAAACGTGGATAA
- a CDS encoding endonuclease/exonuclease/phosphatase family protein yields the protein MYKRSLFSFLFFICFLCSYSQTLNIATYNLRYDNPGDTGNLWKDRSVAVVGLIRFHDFDVFGTQEGLKNQLDDIANGLPEYTCYGKGRDDGGDKGEHSAVFYKKEKFALLKCGDFWLSETPDKPGKGWDAECCNRICSWVLLKDKATGKQFYFFNVHFDHQGKIAQVESGKLMLKKIREIAGKNNVVLTGDFNGDRSSDWYQRIASSDILKDTYKDVKYPYANNASFNAFGKTLDRDDVIDHIFISRNGKSSRWGILTDTYRGKFPSDHFPVEAFIRF from the coding sequence TAGCCACCTATAATCTCCGTTATGACAACCCGGGAGATACGGGCAATTTATGGAAAGACCGGTCTGTCGCAGTTGTCGGCCTGATCCGCTTTCATGATTTTGACGTGTTTGGCACACAGGAAGGGCTGAAGAACCAGCTGGATGACATTGCAAACGGGCTGCCTGAATATACCTGCTATGGTAAAGGCCGGGATGATGGCGGCGATAAAGGAGAGCACTCTGCGGTCTTTTATAAGAAAGAAAAGTTTGCCCTGCTGAAGTGCGGCGACTTCTGGCTTTCCGAAACACCGGACAAGCCGGGCAAAGGCTGGGATGCGGAATGCTGTAACCGTATCTGCTCCTGGGTGCTTTTAAAAGATAAAGCTACCGGAAAACAATTTTATTTCTTTAATGTGCATTTTGACCATCAGGGAAAGATTGCACAGGTGGAAAGCGGGAAACTGATGCTGAAAAAGATCAGGGAGATTGCAGGCAAGAATAACGTGGTACTTACTGGCGATTTTAACGGAGACCGCAGCTCCGACTGGTACCAGCGCATCGCCAGTTCAGACATACTAAAAGACACGTATAAAGATGTAAAATACCCCTATGCCAATAATGCCTCTTTTAATGCATTTGGCAAAACGCTTGACCGGGATGATGTGATTGATCACATTTTCATCAGCAGGAACGGAAAATCATCCAGATGGGGGATTTTAACAGATACCTACCGGGGAAAGTTTCCGTCAGACCATTTTCCGGTGGAGGCGTTCATTCGTTTTTAA
- a CDS encoding DUF3471 domain-containing protein — MICSDGCRHGFIKAFLRTGVYYLKIVIYAITTPKIHFSNTSDDGYGFGWNIELENEKKILTHGGGMPGYKSYITIIPGDSIDIVILTSKITYFNEELADVVIKCLKGNRINWQHTDADLYGKNFHFSWDEDDTDTAYRSHISIPDFSIYEGEYEDSAYGKALIREEKGKAFLELLPSKNQFSGYLYFLSKDTFKIVFNDQFVPAGEVRFEMNKNGNPKGFRLAINSSDFLFKYLHFKKSK; from the coding sequence ATGATATGCTCAGATGGCTGCAGGCATGGATTCATAAAGGCGTTTTTAAGAACAGGCGTTTATTATCTGAAGATAGTTATATATGCTATAACCACCCCCAAGATACACTTTTCAAATACATCTGATGACGGATATGGCTTCGGCTGGAACATAGAACTTGAAAATGAAAAAAAGATATTGACACATGGGGGTGGTATGCCTGGTTACAAATCTTATATAACCATTATACCAGGTGATAGTATAGACATAGTGATACTAACCAGTAAAATCACCTACTTTAATGAAGAACTTGCAGATGTAGTAATAAAATGTCTGAAAGGCAATAGGATTAACTGGCAGCATACGGATGCGGATTTGTATGGCAAGAACTTTCATTTTTCATGGGACGAAGACGATACGGATACGGCTTACAGGTCACATATATCTATTCCGGACTTTTCAATATACGAAGGAGAATATGAAGACAGTGCATATGGTAAAGCCCTTATAAGAGAAGAAAAGGGAAAAGCATTTTTGGAGTTGCTGCCGTCTAAAAATCAGTTCTCCGGTTATTTATATTTTTTGAGTAAGGATACATTCAAAATTGTATTCAATGATCAGTTTGTTCCTGCAGGAGAAGTAAGATTTGAGATGAACAAAAATGGAAACCCCAAGGGTTTCCGGCTTGCTATAAACAGTAGCGATTTCCTTTTTAAGTACCTGCATTTTAAAAAAAGCAAATAG
- a CDS encoding aminopeptidase P family protein — translation MKYLPLNPAIFIKNRKRFVDKMEKNSIALFWANDEMPENGDALYKYKPNSSIFWLSGIGQEDTMVILYPDHPDPKYREVLVLVRPNELKEKWDGRRLRAHEATAISGMKTVVWADALEGLLQGWIHSAQNIYLDTNENDRKGTTIETRQYRYIKELQAKYPLHHYLRAAPFMKELRAIKTPEEVEVINKAIAITETTFRRLLQFIKPGVWEFEIEAEIVHSFLSNRATREGYASIIASGDNARVLHYISNDQQCKDGDLILMDFGAEYGGYNADLTRTVPVNGRFTKRQRAVYDACLRIHRYCASILKPGISIATYHEKVGDQATKEFIKLGLLTKVDIKNEDPANRAYRRYLYHGISHHLGIDVHDLAPNFHTPLKAGMVLTIEPGIYIEEEQMGVRIENNFLLTRSGNVDLMKTMPIEADDIERLMNS, via the coding sequence ATGAAATATCTACCTCTTAATCCTGCAATTTTTATTAAGAACCGCAAACGTTTTGTTGATAAAATGGAGAAAAACTCCATCGCTCTTTTTTGGGCCAACGATGAAATGCCGGAAAACGGTGATGCGCTTTATAAATACAAGCCCAACAGCAGCATCTTCTGGCTGTCGGGTATTGGCCAGGAAGACACGATGGTTATTTTATATCCGGATCATCCGGATCCGAAGTATCGCGAGGTGCTGGTGCTGGTTCGCCCGAACGAGCTTAAGGAAAAATGGGATGGCCGGCGTTTGCGCGCTCATGAAGCTACAGCCATTAGTGGTATGAAAACAGTGGTTTGGGCAGATGCGCTGGAAGGGCTGCTGCAGGGATGGATTCATTCGGCACAGAACATATACCTGGATACCAATGAAAATGACCGCAAAGGTACTACAATTGAAACCCGCCAGTACCGTTATATAAAAGAATTACAGGCCAAATACCCGCTGCACCATTACTTAAGAGCGGCGCCTTTTATGAAAGAGCTGAGGGCTATTAAAACACCGGAAGAGGTAGAAGTAATCAATAAAGCCATAGCCATTACTGAAACCACTTTCCGCCGTTTACTGCAATTTATTAAACCGGGGGTTTGGGAATTTGAAATTGAAGCAGAGATCGTTCATTCCTTTTTGAGCAACCGCGCTACCCGTGAAGGATATGCCAGCATTATTGCCAGCGGTGATAATGCAAGAGTGCTCCATTATATCAGTAACGACCAGCAATGCAAGGATGGCGACCTGATACTGATGGATTTTGGTGCCGAATATGGGGGGTATAATGCGGATCTGACAAGGACCGTTCCTGTTAACGGCAGGTTTACCAAACGCCAGCGCGCCGTATATGATGCCTGTTTAAGAATACACCGTTATTGCGCTTCTATCCTGAAGCCGGGGATCAGTATTGCCACCTATCATGAAAAAGTAGGCGACCAGGCGACCAAAGAATTTATAAAACTGGGCCTTCTGACAAAAGTAGACATAAAAAACGAAGATCCGGCCAACCGGGCTTATCGCAGGTACCTTTATCATGGCATCAGCCACCATTTGGGTATTGATGTGCACGACCTGGCTCCTAATTTCCACACTCCTTTAAAAGCGGGGATGGTACTGACCATTGAACCCGGCATTTATATTGAAGAGGAACAAATGGGCGTACGGATTGAAAACAATTTCCTGCTGACGCGCAGCGGTAATGTAGATCTGATGAAAACAATGCCCATTGAAGCGGATGATATTGAAAGGCTGATGAACAGCTGA
- a CDS encoding serine hydrolase domain-containing protein: MKKIFIVLFVTPNLLFAQYQTDSLDVFIAKEVADYHIPGLAIGIIKNNQVVFKKGYGVNSTVNGTPVTTQTVFPIMSCTKAFTAAAIGVW; this comes from the coding sequence ATGAAAAAGATATTCATCGTTCTATTCGTAACCCCGAATTTGCTTTTTGCGCAATACCAGACTGATTCGCTTGATGTTTTTATCGCAAAAGAAGTGGCCGATTATCATATTCCGGGGCTTGCAATTGGTATCATCAAAAACAATCAGGTTGTTTTTAAAAAGGGATATGGTGTAAACAGCACAGTTAATGGTACTCCCGTAACAACACAAACTGTTTTTCCAATTATGTCATGTACCAAAGCTTTCACAGCCGCTGCCATAGGTGTTTGGTAG